Genomic window (Pyxidicoccus xibeiensis):
GCTCGAAGAGGCGGGGCTGGTGTGCGCCGGGAAGACTGCGACGTCGGAGTTCGGGCTTCTGGGCAGCACGGAGACGCTGCTCGAAGGGGTGACGCACAATCCGTGGGATTTGTCCCGCTCGGCCACGGGCTCGTCGGGAGGCAGCGCGGTGGCCGTGGCGGCGGGGCTGGTGCCGCTCGCGCATGCGAATGATGGCGGTGGCTCCACGCGCATCCCCGCGTCGGCGTGTGGCCTCTTCGGCTTCAAGCCGAGCCGCGAGCGCACGATGATGGCGTCCTTCGCCACGTCGGACTTCGGGGACATGACGAGCGACCACTGCATCAGCCGCTCGGTGCGGGACAGCGCGCTGTTCCTCGCGGTGACGGAGGACCCCACCGCCGCCCGGCCCGTCGGCTTCGTGCGCGAGCCGATTCGTCGCAAGCTGCGCATCGCCACATGGACGCGGACGATGATGGGCGAGGAGCCGGAGCCCTCGGTGCGCCGGGCCCATGACGAAGCGGTGGCGCTGCTCACGGAGCTGGGCCACCACGTCGAGCCGATTGCGCCGCCCGCCTTCGATGGGC
Coding sequences:
- a CDS encoding amidase, producing MKDLASLARLDGMAQAELCARGEVSAEELFEACLARIDTLNPLLHAVVTVNREPPRAVKPGPFSGVPFLVKDATPWPGLRWSIGSRLFAKNVVPQQTPYGRRLEEAGLVCAGKTATSEFGLLGSTETLLEGVTHNPWDLSRSATGSSGGSAVAVAAGLVPLAHANDGGGSTRIPASACGLFGFKPSRERTMMASFATSDFGDMTSDHCISRSVRDSALFLAVTEDPTAARPVGFVREPIRRKLRIATWTRTMMGEEPEPSVRRAHDEAVALLTELGHHVEPIAPPAFDG